Part of the Triticum urartu cultivar G1812 chromosome 2, Tu2.1, whole genome shotgun sequence genome, TAGCTTTGTCCAACCGTAGTACCGTCGTGGTTTCGCGGGCTTTTTTCAGATTTGAATCTGTTCagatctgacgcggtgcggtactaccgtgcctaatgtgcggtactaccgctcttgcggtactaccgcccgtcaggtgcggtactatcgtaccgtgcggtactaccactctgcagacgcggtactaccgtgccagCCGCGGCGCTAAGGTCGTACTAGCACTCCTACACCCGGTACTACCGTGATCTTGCACAGTACTACCGCGTCTAAGAGCTGTACTACTATCTTAGCTCCGCAGCACTTGGCAGTACTACCGTAGGGATCAAATCTCTCTCTAGGCATTTATCATGTGTGCTTTCTGCTTGTTTCACttgctttgttgtggtctttgcattaatctctcttggctgttgtgggtgttttttttgcgttctgtgtctcaggtggtggctctcgccgttccaatcccagtcgtgacactggctccaagcgtctgcgcaaccCCCAAGATAAAGCCCCAGAGGGatccaatgcccccaagcgcaatgtcaagaccactgccagcaagcaaaaggaacctgctaaggCATGGACGAGATTTCTATCACTGAGTATGTCGAACGCCGGAGGGTCAATCCCTATGTGACTCCTCTGGCTGTGCTCAGAGGCACTGAGATGTTCTGGAACAAGCAACAGGttctcatctatctggatgtAATCAAGAGCAAGCAGAATACATTCGTGGaggtcaagtggatagacatgcatcacatgcggagggacaagtttcgtgactattttggagaggctctggacttggtggagcagtttgctattgagccggtGATCTCTTTTCACcatgactatgaccctgagctcatctgtcagttctttgcctcagtgtactttcatcccggggaggagcggaggatgacctggatgaccaatggccgtcagctgtctgctacatagaaagagttcatggatctgctgcacattcctgatgacgggcttcacacccccgttggtgttcgcccccaTGCCAACTCTGAGTCTTCCAACAAGAACCTGCTTCAGCCCTTCCTTATTGAAAAGGTACTCCCCAATGGCAAGTCATCTTGGGTGTTaaactcctttctggatatcatgcatcgcatcttccgcaacactctgttcccacgcattgacgacaaggacaaggtacatgcatatctagtggacatgttgctcttgtgtgcagaggcacgttcttctcagactcagccacttgatgtctcgcacatcatgtggtgtgagcttcggtttgcggtgttcactcgcaaggtacctatctatggaccgtacctgtttctgctgctctccaccacttgggagaagatgtacccgggtgatgagttccttgctccagactggattcgccatgagtccatcagcctccgcgtcaagcccaactaggccaacaccactacccgtgctgaggcctcttctgctaggagggctgctGGTGAGGGGGAGGCTGCTGGTGCTGAGAatgttgctgaggaccgtgctgctaggtccaccacttcttcctctgagccgtcatgggccaagaagctaaaggacaatatgaagactctcttctacatgcaggcgaagggacagtacagggctcacgtggcagataaggagagtcgccgccgtgacAAGAAGGTTATGAGGTTCTTTGGAGAAGATGTGTCTGGCGGGTCTGAGGACGTCATCACACCTGAGGCTGCCTGGATGTCAAAGCAGGGatacaagtggaccagttcagaTGATGACCTCGAGGAGACTATCCCCGCcgctgagtctgacgaggagcacgaggagcagtgggacgacttctctgcctgagccaccccgtgtgtgtaagtgtcctctctgccttttggcgtctcgatgccaaagggggagagagtgtagggatttgcgttgtgTCGTGCTTGTTGCGTTTATTTGCTTTGTCTTTTGGACCTCGTTTGTGCTTGGTTGCTCTTGTTTGGTTTGTGCTTTCAAGACCTTTccttcatatggtgtaagacatatgcactttATCTATCGTAGTTAACTTATATGTgtgctatcttgtctagtgatagatatgccttgtctctataatatagggggagctctGTTCCTAGTATTCGTGTGCCATGCAGTCCATAGCACTCATCTAggtggcacacatctagggggagcccgtctatattatagagaggaggggtttgcatttacttaatagtattttctttgtgcaaatcccgttttgtcatcaatccaccaaaaaagggggagattgtaaggacatatctatccctaagtgttttggtgattgatgacaacgcatttgcggactaatcgtgtgccatgagtattccagatacttctttgctaggcacaagacgattgggtgcccctcgaagactgacgaagacggcgtcttttctacatttctttttggtggatttgagtcgtaggaaagccgtactattaagagggggtccgcgttggaaaggtttgggtggaatcatcacgtacacgtctccttattatcccctccttcttccttggagcttcctccgttttcttgcctcccttgtctggctgccgttgttggttgcggtagtactgctcccaggtcAACGGTAGTACCATGGGcattcgcggtagtaccgcgcggtagtgccgtagtaccgcaggtgcccatggtagtaccgcgttcgccgagcggtagtaccgcgctatgcagtcaggcagtagtaacgcccctcggcagtactactgtgtcaggtttttgctacttccgcttctttgcggaagtaggcacggaagtttccCTTCTCCCCTGGCTGGGATTTTTGCCTCGCGATAGTACCGCATGGGggagcgcggtagtaccgcgcatgcggaagtaccgcccccagctCCTGTGCGTCTGTTTATCGGTTCTGTGTtggggttgcggcagtaccgtgggtcgGTACGGTATTACTGCATAGCCGTGCgatagtaccgcttggttgcaagcagtagtaccgcgcgtccttgtggtagtaccgctggccaggcgaGGTAGTACCGCCagccgcgggctggttggtgggtaacggttggatattttccacacactatataaggggtccccttcttccccgttgactcacctcttccaccaCTAAGCttcattattgctccaagctccatttttcgcccgatctcactccctagccaaccaaacttgttgatttgctcgggaatGGTTGAGAaagccccgatctacacttccatcaagagatatttgattcccccactaatcccttgcggatcttattactcttgggtgtttgagcatcctagacggttgaggtcaccgcgaagccatagtccattgtggtgaagcttcgtggtgtcgttgggagcctccaattgagttgtggagattgccccaacctcgtttgtaaaggttcggtcgccacctccaagggcaccaatagtggaatcgcggcatctcgcattgtgtgagggcgtgaggagattacgatggccctagtggcttcttggggagcattgtgcctccacaccgctccaacggagacgtacttcctctcaaagggaaggaacttcggcaacacatcctcgtctccaccgtcttcACTCTTgattatctcgtgcctttacttgtggaagcttatttgtttcatatatcttgcttgcttgtgttcctatccgtgttgcatcatataggttgctcacctagttgcatatctagacaacctactttgatgcaaagtttaaattgctaaagaaaagctaaaaattgttagttgcctattcacccccctctagtcaaccatatcgatcctttcaacgCCTGGACAGCGTCCCACCCTAGACTGACTAAAAATTACTAAATCAATGTGCAGAGCCTAGAAGCTAGGCGCTACATGTATAGTGTGGCGCCTAGCTCTCAGGCGCTGCACACTGACGTAGTAATTTTCGGATCACACGGGTGTGACGCTGGCTAGGCGTGCAACGCCTGTCAGTCAGGCGTTACACAGTGTCGTGTGGCGTCTTCGTATCGGGCGCCACTCAAAAAGGTCATTTGAGTGAATTTTTTTAAGGGCAGTTCATTTTGTGAAATGATTTCATTCAAAGGTTAAAATTGTCAAATTTGCCACAAAAGCAGGTGACACATTATAAGCAATCATACTTCCATTCTGACCAAATGCGCTATTTTATCACCCGATATTATATATCGACTGATGATCGATCCCATCCGAAGGAACAAGCTAATTAACTAAATGGTGAGTGAAAACAGATGACATTTATGAGCGATCACATGTCCCTCTCTGACCAAATCCTCTATTTTATCACTCTTATATTCGATTCGATGATCGATCACATCTGATGGAGCAAGTTAACTAGCTATAGTGTGTCAAAATAGATGACACTTAAATACCTAGTTAGCAATCACACGTTTTTACATTATTTTTACACACAAAAGGCCTTGTAGAGCAACAACttttacacacacacacacacacatagataAATTATCtggggtatatatatatatataccagcaACGATCTAGTTGGTGGTATTACAGTACGTACGTACGTACACAAACTCTAAATAACAGGCACCACAACTGTCCTTCATCCGAACACGTAGCTGTTCTCGAGAACTTTGAAAACAGTCGGCTCCTCCTCCATCACCTTCACCAGCTCCGGCGCTGCATGCACGTACACCACCCATTCCCCGTCGTCGCGCGCACTCGGCATCGGCATCACGTATGCCGCGCCGGCGGGCCACGGGAAGTGGTACGAAGCGAACGCCGGCAGGCCCGTCCCAAAGTTGATCTCCCGGACCGGAAAACCCATGCCCGACGACACGATGCACGCCGTCGCCTTGGTGCCGCCGGTGCCGCCCAGGTACGCCCTGGCCGCGGCCGGTTTGGGCCGCAGCGCCTCCACCCAGTCGATCAAGCCCCGGAAGTGCTCGTCCGTCGCGGCCTCACGCACCCACCGGTGCACGTCGTCCGCCACGTCGGCGAGCGCCATGCGACGACGAAGGTCGTCGATGCTGTTGACACCGTAAGTTATGGTCAGCACGTTACCGAAGTAGGCCTTCATGGCGCCGTCCGGTGACATGCGGGCGCGCCCGTCCACGACCATGCCCATGCAGCACAGACGCTGATGTGCTGAGCCCGACATAGAGCAGAGTTGCCACAGGTGAGCCGTGAATGCCTCAAGCTTCGTGCGTCCTGGCCCGGCCGTGACCTGCAGCGCCGCGACGTCGGCAGCGGCTATACGGTAGATGCGGTTGACAGCGGTGGCGGCAACGGTGGCCGGAGGGGGTGGCGACGCTGAGCTAAGAGGGGAGAAAAGGCGGTCGATCAGGGCGTTGGTGGCATACGTACGCGGCGATGGGTCGCGCGGGGACACTAGGGAGCGGCGGAAGGTCGGCGCCGGTGGTACGGAGCCACCACGGGACGTGGCCGCCCATGCGACGAGGAACATGTTGAAGGAGTAGGCGTCGCAGACCCGGTGGTCGAAAGTGCAGCCGACGACGGCGCCGCCGCACTTAAACTTTGTGACCTGCAGGTGCGTGCATATGTAGCACGCAACGGAATTAGTAAAAGTTATGGGGATATATAACGTGTCTAGATAACAAAAGACCGTAAAACGGCGGTAATGATCCATACGTTTAGCATTTTCGACAAAAGAACATCATATATATTATGGCTGGAAAAAGAATCTTTAGAGCATCTTATTATCTTGTCTATAATTTCTCATATGAGATCATCTTTTTTTTGGATTTATATTGGATTTTCATATGAGAGCATCTTATTATCTTGTCCATATACTAGTAGTGTACTCCTATAATACAGAAGGCTGCCACGGTGGTGCCTTGGGCCTAACGCGTGAATGACCTGCTCCACGTGGGGCTTATCTTCAGCTGTTTTTCACGTGGACCTGTGCATTACTTTTTTCTGGAGCTAATGATTCTACAATGATGATCATAGTACTACCTGAACAGATATGACGCCGGCCATCTTGGAGGGAACAAGCTTGTCGACGCCCTCGTCCACAATGCCCAGCCGAAGCTCCCGCAGCTCGGTGTCGCCGGCGCTAGCCTCGGTGAAGTCGACGCCGCGGCAGTTGCACAGCAGCTCCGGCTCGCCATCACCGTTGGCCATAACCTCTCCCGCGAGCGGGTAGTACGCCACCAGCACCTTGGCGAGCGCCTCCTTGAGGGCGGCCGCGGTGGGCGCCGGGTGGAGGTAGCAGAAGAAGACGCCGACGTCGATGGGCGGCAGGAGGAGGTCCAGGTTAGACAGCGGCAGGCGGTGCTCCTGCAGCGGCAGCGCCGGCGCCACCGTCGTCGCAGACATGATGGTCACCTCGCCGCCGTGCGCTTCGGTGGTTTCCTTCACCATGGTGTGCGCCGTACGTGTGCGTTCGTGTTGTAGGTATCACGAGAGATGAGTGCATGTCTGAAGTCGAGACGAGATGTGGTGCTGCTATTTAAAGGGAAGGGGTTAGGTAAACTACGTCAGAGCACGTGTACTGCACGCGTAATGCGATGTTAATGAGTTAATCACCATTCACAGTTCCTGTTCGGGAAAATCAATCCTTTCTATGAGTTAACTACTCCATGTAATCTACACTGGCCTACCATTTTCAGCAATGTGAGTTTGGTGGCATTTGTCTGGTTTAGTGGTTCGGGTGGCGTTACCCTTTTGTTTTAGATGAGAAATGACTGCTTAAGTTCACTGTCTAGCTACTAAAACTACCAAGATGAAGATAACATACTGATGAGCTTTTGTTTGCATATATAAAAGACAGTAACACATATACTTGCTAAGATATTATTTCTTTGAGGACGGTTGGTTTGGGACATACGAGGATAATGTTAGTATATATTGGCCCATTGCTATAGGATTTCTTATCCTAGCTTATCTTTAGGATACCCTAAAGCCGTGTACTCTATATGAACTGCCAGTGTGGCTCCACACAACACAATGATATGTGGAAACACTAGCTAGGGAGCATACATGTGGACAATGGTCTATTTTGATTTACGGTgtctaagagcatctctagcagatctCATAAAACCGGTTAACTTCTAGAAAAAATCGGTTTCAGGTTGAGGAGTTAAAACGGGCCGAGCCGATCCATTATGCGCTTTAACTCCTCAAAAGATTTACTCCCCGCGTCAGCCGCCACTTATATGCACTCGATCGTAGCTCGTTCTCAAGATAATATTTTGCTTCCCCCATGCCCTTCACTCTCCCCAGCTTGGCTGCAGATCAGGAGTTGCAGCCGACATTTCTAAGCACGCAGCCGCCCCGAGAACACACCGATGAGCCCCGCCCTTCTGGCACCGCCGAAGAAGAAGTACCATGGCGTGCGGCAATGATCATGGGGGACGTGGGTTTCTGAGATAATAGATTCAGACAGGGCCGTCGGTACTGGATCGGCTCCTTCCAGTCGGCAAAGTAGGCGGCGACCGGTGAGAGCCTACGACCTGCAGGCGGTCCGCCTCCACGGTAGCCGGGCGAAGATAAACTTCCCCCTCGGAGCAATAGTTCCATAGTTCGTCGCCATCGACCCCCGAGTAGTCTTCCGCCGCGATGTGCGGGAGAATCGAGAGGCCTTGGGGCGGATCGACGAGGCGTACATGGCCGAGCTCCCTCGGAATCATCCAGAGCTCGTCGTTGAGGAGCTTAGGGTCCTCGAGCTGTACAAGAAGGGTGCCGAGGAGGCCAGGCCGTCTAGTGGGGAGGTCACCGACCTTTGCTCCAGCGACTCCAGTTCCGGGTCCGGCGATGGCATGGATTGGGAGACGCTTGCGAAGGAATAAGACCATATTTTTTTAGTTTTTGTCTCACTCAAATGACTAGTTCAAATTTTTGTTATGCAATGTAGTTTAAATCAAATTTTGCTACCTATGTTTAAATTTGTGTGGAAAAAACTTTAGACAGTTAAATTTAGGAGTTCGGTTAGGAACCACTTTTTTTTCTCCCGCAAAAAATGGAACCACTTTTTTTAACTCCTCAAATTTGAAGAGTTTAAGTTTGAGGAGGCATATTAAGGGGCTAAATTATAAAGTTTCCGCTATAGATGTTCTAAGATATCTGCCCTGGCACTGATGTGCTCTTCACACATCAAAGACACACGCCTGCACATGGGGTAAAAAAAAACCGTGTCGATGTGGTATTTAACCTGTGTGTAGTTTTTCGAGATGGTCTTACACGCATGAGCGATTATTTGGTCAAACGACCAAGTATTTGCACCAAACTGACTTTGCTAACCAGTGATCACTACGTACGGGGACAATACCAAGAGAGGGAGTTGCTCTGATGGATAAGAATATTCAGCGACGATGTCAAAGCCTAGTTTAGGAATCAAGCTACGCTACTTGAGGGATCCGGTCGAACACCGTTCGGGTGCCCCTGCGATTAGTTTAGTGTGCGTTTACCTTTTCAGCGAAAAGGTGAGAACGTAAAAAGTCAAATTAGTTCCCACGGGACATGATTGTTAATTGGTGTATGCAGGAAGGGAAGGCGGCGTGGTAAAAGCGACGGCGATTTTCAAGGTGATTCACGAAAGGGAGACGAGAGAGTGAGCAAAGCATGACAGAAACCAAAACGGTCGTGGTCTGCCgaagaaaccctagatccactacGGTCCCAATGTACGGGCTGCTGCAGCCCACCGACGTTTTCTCCCTCGCCAATGTAAAGCTCGATCGGCAGGGTCCCTTGCCTAGGTTCTTTCCCTCTCGCAGCAACCGGGAGAGAGAGACCAGAGTCCCTCGGTCGAACGGGTGTTCTCCACTCCATGGGAGAAAAAGACTTGATCGAGCAGGTTAGTTGGCCTAGCACTATCTACAACACACCCGAAGTCCGTATCATGGCGCTGTTTACCACGCAGATCGGCCGCCTCCACTCCATCTCAGTTCGGGCCTTGGATGCGGATGGCCGAGCCGAAGCGGCCGGCCAACCACTCGATATCGGACACTTGATTCGCCACTTGTCACATTGGCAAGCAGCAACACGTACGGGACGTAGCAATCGATCATGCACTCGGCAATGGCGACTCCGGCTTGTTGGTGCATACTATATTCCTTCTTGGCCGGCCATCATTGCTGTATACCACCTGAGTAACGCACAGCTCGTCTCGTCGGACGGAACAGAACACCGATCGACGACGTGTGGAGCGTATCGTGCATTGACGGGAACTCGACGGGACGGATCCTCAGAGAACTAAAGCGCTGCCTGCTTGTTTGCTACGTACTCCGTACCTAGATTCTCAGAGATGGCATAGTAAAATTCGCGCCTGCCTCGCGCGCGCGCATGCACAGAACTGAATGCTGATCGAGATCGATCGATTGATCGAGTTGGTGGCACAGCGAGCGAAAGCTAGGGTTTGCCTCTCCGGGCGTAGGAAACTGGGATCAAGTACGGGTGGTTCCGGAGACCCTTTTGCTTCACCTGGACACTAGCAATTGGTAAGAAAAGAGATCTCCTCCATCCGCATGCATATGCATCAGCATCATCCATCGACAGGGACAGGCAACTAGACCTTGAGTAGACGGCTCCCGTCTCCGTCTTCCCAGCTTCCATTCGCCCCAGCTAGCGAGACAAATCGATGGGATATATGTGCGCTCGATCGATCGGATCGTGGAGGCGCACACACTCAACCGTTCCATTGACCGGAAGCACACACGGCAGCGTCAATGCAGTCATTACAAGTTAGCATTGCTGATGAGCTTGTGACTGATTTGTGGCCGATTTGACTGGGAAAGTTTTACCGGATCGTTGCCGTGTTGAACCTTTCAAGACCTGCGATGTGATGTCGCGCGAATTACACTGTCCAGATAGATTGGGCTCCTGATTTGATTGCGAGGAAGACCTTATTTACTGCCTCTTGGTGCACTGTCTCTGTTTGGTGTGCATGCATTAACCCTGTGGCACCTCTTTCTTCAGAGTAGTAACATGTGAGATGTGACGCTAGCTTGGTCACTAGCTATGCTAACACAAATTAAGCGCACAGAGAAATTTTTTTTTCTCTTTAGTCCGCTCGTGGCAAACCATGTACAGAACCCAGCTACATAGCTCCCACAGCAACGTGACGGTACCTACTGGACATCCATCGAAATGTAGGAGTTCTGTCCCCGTCACTCTACTAGCTAGCGGAGTGGCTAGGCAGACATTCTACCTAGCGGTCATCGGGTCCAACCTGAGTGGGGATCATCCACTACCATGTCAGGTCATGCACGCAAGGCTTGCGCAGCACATCGATCCGCGCTGCAAGACGCACACGCTGTTATTTAGGTGCACCAACACTACCCCATGCGCATCCAACGGCTTCAGCTAGCCAGGAAACAGCTGAATGCAACCGGGTTTCGTCATCAGCTGGCCAGGATGACAACATGTGCACGTGTATATATAGCCAATGCCTGCAATTTGCAGCGCACCCAAAATCTGTTTTTCCAGAGCTTTTGGTGAGACTTGAGAGAGTTTTCCCAACGACTTCATTAGGTGTCCCTCTACGTATAAGTCGAATGCTCTTACATTTATGTCGACCATGCTAGTTATCTGATTTAATCTTCATACCCCTACTTTAGTGTTACCACGCAATAACCATATGCATCCGAGACAACCGGATGTTCAACAAGTTTTCCGAATTCAACAATACTAAATTAGAGCCGGCATACGTTGTACCACACATGTTGTCCTTGAGCTCCATCCAACAACGTGAATGGCCTGCCCTCGGGTATTCACATATAGAGCAACATTAAATGATGAACCAGCTTATAGAGCAACACGAAGCAAAACTTACGATCTCCATGATTGGCGAGCCCGATGGCCACATTGTCTTCACTCATGCAACCGCACCGCAAAACTTCATGACGGAATTGCAGATAGCGTGCCATCAATGCAATATCAACTTCACATTGCGTTGCTGGATGACGTGCATGTCGTAGGATGCGGGGTTTTTTTTTGCGCATGAAACGAAGCATGCACGCGCTACCAAAAGATCGACTACCTTGAGTTTCTGCCTACAAAGTCCGCATATACGGCCAACTACGCATCGCACAACAACTCATCCTCGATCACCAAGTACCCCGTCATCATGCTTTACTCTATAAAGTAACAAGAAGTTCAACAAAAAAATCTCAATGACATTTGATCGAACACTTGTCGGGTGTACTTGGTTACGAAGGGTACCCGGGTGGATAGCGGAGGAGGGCAGGTGTGTTGGTGGGGGCTGCAGACGTCCTACGATGCAAGGTGGTGCCCGAAAAGGTACTTCAGCGGTGTCGAACAAGGAGGGAGCGGATGCAAAGCAAGGGGAAGAAGGGGCAAAGTGGAAGAAAAGTGGACCAATAGGGGGATTTGACTAGGTCTAGGGTGTGGGAGTCCTACGTGGTGGCAGTCTTGACTTCTGCAAAGCCCCCTGCTTCTTATTTGCGGAAAAATGGACATCTGGCCCATTTGCTTATCGATGGGTATCATATTGGATGACAAAATGAATCCGGACAGTTCAGTCCGGACAGATACAGACGGTTTAAGACTTAGAAGAGTATCTCTAGCAGATAGCAGACACCAGACACCATAAATTAATTCCCAAAAACCACTTGTTGGGAGCCTCTAAAAATATTTCGGGGAATGGGAGGCTCAGAGGCTGTCAACTAGCAGATCCTCTGAATAACTCCGGGGAATGGAAAAGTTGCAACCGTTGCCATTTGTGGCCACAAGCGAGGCCAATTCCAAAGCGGCCCATCTAGAGGCCTAGTCCGTGATAAACCATCAGCGATACTGTCGTCGCCGGCCTGGCCAAATCCCTGCGCCTCTCACgcgcgtcgccgccgcccgccgccatcgccgccagTTCCCGTTCTACTTCATCCCCTGCCGTCTCCACACCGTCCGTGACCTCGGACATTGGTTCTTGTGGTACGAGCCTCTGGTCATCCATTGATTGTTTGATCCCAAATTAACCTTGCAAATTATGGTCTGACGATACTCACCATCTAGATCCTCCTGTCTGATCTCTAGTGTGGTTTATGTGATGGGTGGAGCAATCTCGCAGGTTATTGGCCAATGGTAGGCTGGCGGGCGGCGGGCGCTCGCGCCGTTCTTCGCCGACTCGGCGCGGCAGCCACGGAGAAGCA contains:
- the LOC125533930 gene encoding coniferyl alcohol acyltransferase-like translates to MVKETTEAHGGEVTIMSATTVAPALPLQEHRLPLSNLDLLLPPIDVGVFFCYLHPAPTAAALKEALAKVLVAYYPLAGEVMANGDGEPELLCNCRGVDFTEASAGDTELRELRLGIVDEGVDKLVPSKMAGVISVQVTKFKCGGAVVGCTFDHRVCDAYSFNMFLVAWAATSRGGSVPPAPTFRRSLVSPRDPSPRTYATNALIDRLFSPLSSASPPPPATVAATAVNRIYRIAAADVAALQVTAGPGRTKLEAFTAHLWQLCSMSGSAHQRLCCMGMVVDGRARMSPDGAMKAYFGNVLTITYGVNSIDDLRRRMALADVADDVHRWVREAATDEHFRGLIDWVEALRPKPAAARAYLGGTGGTKATACIVSSGMGFPVREINFGTGLPAFASYHFPWPAGAAYVMPMPSARDDGEWVVYVHAAPELVKVMEEEPTVFKVLENSYVFG